A genomic stretch from Helianthus annuus cultivar XRQ/B chromosome 1, HanXRQr2.0-SUNRISE, whole genome shotgun sequence includes:
- the LOC110931501 gene encoding disease resistance protein Pik-1: MQQKIVVKVSMDSDKKTRKALKIAVSISGVVSASFVGSDKDQIAVTGDGIDSVELTTLLRKKVGYTELLSVGPVEAKKEEPKKPTVQVDPSYQYYYQSYGLPYYYSYYY; encoded by the coding sequence ATGCAGCAAAAGATTGTGGTGAAGGTGAGCATGGACAGCGACAAGAAAACCCGTAAAGCTCTGAAGATTGCGGTTAGCATATCCGGAGTTGTATCCGCGTCTTTCGTTGGGTCAGATAAAGACCAGATAGCGGTGACCGGTGACGGTATCGACTCGGTTGAACTGACAACCTTACTAAGAAAAAAGGTTGGATACACGGAGCTCTTAAGTGTTGGCCCGGTGGAGGCAAAGAAAGAAGAACCCAAGAAGCCCACCGTGCAAGTTGATCCTTCTTATCAGTACTACTATCAGAGCTATGGCCTGCCTTactattattcttattattattga
- the LOC110931492 gene encoding disease resistance protein Pik-1: MQQKIVVKVSMDSDKKTRKALKIAVSISGVVSASFVGSDKDQIAVTGDGIDSVELTTLLRKKVGYTELLSVGPVEAKKEEPKKPTVQVDPSYQYYYQSYGVPYYYSYYY; encoded by the coding sequence ATGCAGCAAAAAATTGTGGTGAAGGTGAGCATGGACAGCGACAAGAAAACCCGTAAAGCTCTGAAGATTGCGGTTAGCATATCCGGAGTTGTATCCGCGTCTTTCGTTGGGTCAGATAAAGACCAGATAGCGGTGACCGGTGACGGTATCGACTCGGTTGAACTAACAACCTTACTAAGAAAAAAGGTTGGATACACGGAGCTCCTAAGTGTGGGCCCGGTGGAGGCAAAGAAAGAAGAACCCAAGAAGCCCACCGTGCAAGTTGATCCTTCTTATCAGTACTACTATCAGAGCTATGGCGTGCCTTactattattcttattattattga
- the LOC118491452 gene encoding uncharacterized protein LOC118491452, with translation MLKSVTLRCGPNFSEYPDDSEVWACVIGEGRTRCVYGVRSSDLQYLVTGTSSSSDGSAPSQAEYQRSQEEAQVMRTRMVDLEARLEEERNLLASRLEEERNLLVTRLDEERKAREELQKQLQKFMKNWRPPGL, from the exons aTGCTTAAATCAGTGACCCTGAGGTGTGGGCCGAACTTCAGTGAGTATCCAGATGACTCTGAGGTGTGGGCATGTGTGATTGGAGAAGGTCGCACGCGTTGTGTATATGGGGTAAGGTCTTCGGATCTACAATACTTGGTGACCGGGACATCTTCTTCTTCTGACGGGTCTGCACCATCGCAAGCAGAGTACCAACGGTCTCAAGAAGAG GCTCAAGTTATGCGAACCCGAATGGTTGATCTTGAAGCTCGGTTGGAAGAAGAAAGGAATCTACTTGCATCTCGTCTTGAAGAAGAAAGGAATCTACTTGTAACTCGTCTTGACGAAGAAAGGAAAGCAAGGGAAGAACTTCAAAAACAACTTCAAAAATTTATGAAGAATTGGCGTCCTCCCGGCCTCTAA